GTCGAATAGGCCGCTATGCACTTTGGGCGACATGTTGTTTTGATGCATGTCGTTCTCCCAAAACCGCTATGCACTTTTGGGCGACATGCACATGTTGTTTTGATGCATGTCGTTCTCCCAAAACCGCTATGCACTTTTGGGCGACATGCACATGTTGTTTTGATGCATGTCGTTCTCCCAAAACCGCTATGCACTTTTGGGCGACATGCACATGTTGTTTTGATGCATGTCGTTCTCCCAAAACCGCTATGCACTTTTGGGCGACATGCATTAGCGATAGAAGAGCCACAACAGCACCAGCACGGCGAATGCTGCCGGAGAGAGCAGGATTCCGGCCCGCAAAACACACATGACCAGGTAGAGCGGCGTGGACATGCCTGGCCGCTTTTATCGGTTGCGCAAACTGCCGTGCCGGTTGCGCGAATTGACGGGAAGCCGACGCGCCGGCCGAAACCGATGCGTGCGATCCGCCTCGGCATGCGAGCGGCTGCGCACAGCCTCCTCATAGAGCCCGAAAGCGGTCGCCATCAACGTGGCGACGGTCATGGCGGATGCAAGCACGGCGATCAGCATGATAGGTCTTCCCGCGTTTCAGCAGCCTGTCGGGTCTGATTATCGCCGCGGACTGCCGCGCAGCCAGTGACTTTGGTCACGTGTTTTTTTGGGGTCACGTGTTTTCGGGCAGCGCGCCAAGTTGTCGGGGCGGCTTGAATCCGGCCCGTATGCCGACCCGCGCGGCGCATCGCCGGTCTCAAAAATTCTTCGGAACATTATCGGCAGTGGTTGGTTAACGCGCGGGTCCGCCAATCATCCCGGACCCGCATTCCAACAGGCGCCCCGCCGGCGCCGTTGCTTGTCAAAAGACCACCATACGAACGGAGGATGTGATGAACGACGTCTGGTTTTCCGAGCCGGTCGTGATTGATTTCGAGCCAAGCGGACAACACAAGGTTTCAAGCTGCTTCGAGGCCGTCGAATGCCTCGACCAGCGCTGGCCAAGACGGGCGCGCGACGGCGCCTGGCGGTCGGCAAGCCGCGTCTGCCGCGACGCGCTCGACGGTTTGAGAAGTCCCGTCGAAGCCCGCAAAACCCTGCGCAAGGCGGCGAAGGCCGCCGGACTGCTGGCCTGAGGCGCGTCGCGCTGCCTCGGGCGTTGTCCGTAGCCGCCCGCGACCTGGGAAAAACTTCGGAACATTGCAGCCGCCGGCCTGTTCTTCCATCGTAGTCTCCTGACTACGGGTTCCAGACCCAAGCCGAGCCCGCCCTGGCTTCCCCTCGCCGGGGCGGGCTTGATTTTTACGCCCTGGAGATTGGCCGAAACGCTATCCCGTCGTCATCCTCGGGTGGAGCGGGAAGCGAAGCGTACCAAGTAGGCCCAAGGATCCAGGCCGTGCACCTTTCCTGGAATTGCTTGGTAGTGTGCTGAGAGTTCTGCAAATTCGCTGAGAGAGGGCGGTCATGGCAGGCTGGTGATTGTTCACGTCACCTGATTCCCGCGAAGGAACGCCACCATGACCAAGATCGAAGATAAATCCGCCATAGCTGCCGTCAAAGACATTCTGCTTTCGAACCCGGATGGGCTGCACGAAGTGATCCGCGCAGTGATGCAGGAGGTCCTCGAGGCCGAGATGGACGAGGCGCTGGGCGCTTCGAAGAGCGAACGGACACCGGAGCGGCTCGGCTATCGCTCTGGGTATTACGGCCGCACGCTTGTCACCCGTGTCGGCAAGCTGGAGCTGCGGGTTCCGCAGGACCGGCAGGGGCGCTTCTCCACCGAGCTGTTCGAGCGCTACCAGCGCTCCGAGCGGGCCTTGGTGGCGACGCTTGCCGAGATGTACGTGCAAGGCGTGTCGACCCGCAAGGTCAAGGCGATCACCGAGGAGCTGTGCGGGCATGCCTTCTCGGCCTCGTCGATCTCGGCCATCAACAAACGGCTGGACGAAAGCCTGAAGGCCTTTGCCGAGCGCCCGCTTCAAGAGCCCTTTGCTTACCTCGTGCTCGATGCCCGCTACGAGAAGGTGCGCGAGGCGGCATCGTCATGAGCCAGGCGGTGCTGATCGCGGTCGGCATCGACTGGGACGGGCGGCGCCAGATCCTGGCCGTGGAGATGGCCAATCGCGAGAGCCGCTCGGCCTGGAAGGACTTCCTCGTGGCGCTCAAGGCGCGCGGTCTTAGGGGCGTCGAACTGGTCGTGTCCGACGACCATGCCGGCCTGGTCGCGGCGATCGGCGAGGTGATTCCGGAAGCGGCCTGGCAACGCTGCTACGTGCACTTCCTCAGGAACGCGCTCGATCACCTGCCGCGCAAGCACGGCGACGACTGCCTGCAGGAGCTCAGATGGCTCTACGACCGGCGCGATCTCGCCGAGGCCAAGGCCGATCTCGCCGCGTGGCTGGCCAAATGGTCGGGCCGCTATCCGCGGCTGACGACGTGGGTGGAGGAGACCATCGAGCGCACGCTGACCTTCTTTCGCCTGCCGCGCCAGCACCACAAGCACCTGAAGTCGACCAACATGCTGGAACGCCTCAACGAAGAGATCAGGCGCCGCACCTATGTCGTGCGCATCTTTCCCAACGCCGAAAGCTGCCTGCGCCTGGTCAGGGCGCTGGCCGTCGAAACCAACGAAAACTGGATGGAGGCCAACCGCTACATCAACATGGACGACCTGCGCGAGCATAAGAAGCTCGCTCTGCGCCAAGCCGCATGACCAGCCTCATGGCCGCCCCTTTTTGCAGAACTTGACGCACACAACCAATTGCTTTGGCGAAGCGGCGACCGACGTATACTCGAGAGCGTTCGGAGCGCATCCCATGGGGTACATGAAAACGTCGGCCGCCGGGCTTCAGGGGTGCCTATTGTCCAGGCCCCTTTATCTCGGCGAGTCGGCTGCCCGACAGCAACGCGAAGACCGGTTCGTGGTGAACGGGAGGTTACTATCCACAGGATGCGCCCGACCGGCGCGGATGGTTTCGGCGTTCGATCAGCCGAACCCGCCGAGCACTTCCGGAAACCGAACCGCCATGGCTCCGTCGTCCGCTTGCCTGGCGTAGATTTCATGCATCTTCCTGCCGTCGTATCTGGCGCGGCGGCGCTGGACGTCCTTGCCGAAGAGGCCTGCAACGGCGTCAAAACGCCGGAGAAAGCGCTTGATCACGCCGCGTTCGAACGGCACGCGCTGCTCGAAGGGCTTGCCCCACGGCGTGCCCTTTGCCAGATCGCGCCAGATCCCGAGCGCGTCGAGTTCCACCCCAACCTGGTTGCCCCATGGCTTGCCGCCCGCGAAATGCCGGGCATAGGCTTGGGAAAACCGAAATTCGTTCGAGCCGTTCGACATCAGATTCCAGTTCGGGTGCATCGTCTGCCACTTGCCCTCGAAGACGATGTTGAGCGCATTCTGGTCGTTCATCTGCCCTTCGACGGCGAGCCTGCGGGCCTCGCTCAACAGGTCCTGCTCGCGCACCGGCGGCATGTTGAAGACGATGATGCCGGCATTGAAATAAGGCGCGCCTGGCTGCATCGACATCTCTTTCCGGTAGCGCGGGCGGAAATACATGTAGTCGTCGTGGGCCGCCAGCAGGTGCGCATGGATTGGCTGGTCCACCAGATCGGCAATGTCGCGGTTGAACAGGACGTCGCAGTCGATATGGGCGATGCGGTCGTATGACGCGAATTCGGGGAAACGGTCGGCGAACAGCCGGATGAAGGTGGCGACGCTTCCCGGCCGAAAACGGTAGCCGGAGTCAGCCATGAAGTTCGCCACGTCCACGATCCGGATACGGTCTTTCAGCAAGCGATCGGCAATGTCGATGTCATCCTTGCTTGCCCCGACATGCATAATGAAGCCGGGCGTCATTTTGCGTGAGACGTCCAGAATTCTGCGAGCCGCCAGGCAGGCGTAGGGAAAGTATTTGGCGTCCGCTGCCAGGAAGAAACAAGAATTTGTCATTTGAAACGGCTATTGTAACCTTCTTCGTTCGCAATTCCTGAGACGCAATGCCTCTCGATGAAAGTCTCGATGGGGCCAGTTAGGGCGTCCGCCTCCCTTTTGACCTTATCGTCGTCCCACTCCCACCACCGGATCGCCAGCAGCTTCGAGATGACGTCTTGAGAAAAGCGGTATCTGATCAGCCGGGCCGGAGACCCGCCCACGATCGCATAGGACGGCACGTCCTTGGTGACCACGGCCCCGGCGCCGACGACAGCACCGTCGCCGATCGCCACCCCCGGCAATATTATGGCGCCGTGGCCTATCCAGACGTCATTGCCGATCGTGATGCCGCCCGGCCTGCCGCCATTTCCCATCGGCTCGGGCCGCTTCAGTATCCGGCTGTGGATCGGGAATGAAGTGGCGCTGCCGGTCGGATGTTGGCCGGAGCACATGAAGAGCACTTCGCCAGCGACCGAGCAGAAGGATCCGACCTTCAACGGTGCTTCCTTCGACGG
The window above is part of the Mesorhizobium sp. WSM4904 genome. Proteins encoded here:
- a CDS encoding glycosyltransferase, which encodes MTNSCFFLAADAKYFPYACLAARRILDVSRKMTPGFIMHVGASKDDIDIADRLLKDRIRIVDVANFMADSGYRFRPGSVATFIRLFADRFPEFASYDRIAHIDCDVLFNRDIADLVDQPIHAHLLAAHDDYMYFRPRYRKEMSMQPGAPYFNAGIIVFNMPPVREQDLLSEARRLAVEGQMNDQNALNIVFEGKWQTMHPNWNLMSNGSNEFRFSQAYARHFAGGKPWGNQVGVELDALGIWRDLAKGTPWGKPFEQRVPFERGVIKRFLRRFDAVAGLFGKDVQRRRARYDGRKMHEIYARQADDGAMAVRFPEVLGGFG
- a CDS encoding CatB-related O-acetyltransferase is translated as MAVGRHTYGVTWRKVLFPSKEAPLKVGSFCSVAGEVLFMCSGQHPTGSATSFPIHSRILKRPEPMGNGGRPGGITIGNDVWIGHGAIILPGVAIGDGAVVGAGAVVTKDVPSYAIVGGSPARLIRYRFSQDVISKLLAIRWWEWDDDKVKREADALTGPIETFIERHCVSGIANEEGYNSRFK
- a CDS encoding DUF982 domain-containing protein — protein: MNDVWFSEPVVIDFEPSGQHKVSSCFEAVECLDQRWPRRARDGAWRSASRVCRDALDGLRSPVEARKTLRKAAKAAGLLA